Proteins encoded together in one Marispirochaeta sp. window:
- a CDS encoding ABC transporter permease produces MIIRNFIRLILQSILVMLFVSLISFVLFRFVGDPVESMVGIQSTEEDREFLRDKLGLNDPFYVQFGHFVGNMVSGDFGISYSSQRPVKDLLIERLPATLELVFVSVILSLGIGIPLGVFTALRQKSALSKAILTLTLVGVSIPVFVIGILLIYLFSVILNILPSFGRGDLVHIGNWATGLLTASGWRSIILPAVTLCIFQLTLIVRIIRSEMLEVLRTDFIKFGRARGLTDRSINYRHALRNTMVPVLTVIGLQIGTIIAFSIITETVFQWPGMGLLFIHAVQTSDIPIMAAYLVFVALLFVIINSIVDLLYLAVDPRLRTHRTVKLT; encoded by the coding sequence ATGATTATAAGAAATTTCATTCGCCTTATTCTGCAGTCCATTTTGGTCATGCTGTTTGTCTCTCTAATAAGTTTCGTACTCTTCCGTTTTGTGGGAGACCCTGTTGAGAGCATGGTTGGAATACAGTCAACCGAAGAGGACCGGGAATTCTTAAGAGACAAATTGGGATTGAACGACCCCTTTTATGTTCAATTCGGACATTTCGTAGGTAACATGGTTAGTGGTGATTTCGGTATTTCATACAGTTCCCAGCGACCGGTCAAGGACCTTCTTATAGAGCGCCTTCCAGCGACATTAGAGCTTGTTTTTGTCTCTGTAATACTATCACTTGGAATTGGTATACCTTTGGGTGTTTTTACTGCCCTTAGACAAAAATCAGCTCTCAGTAAAGCTATTTTAACGTTGACCTTAGTCGGAGTGTCTATCCCTGTGTTTGTAATTGGTATCCTACTTATCTATTTGTTTTCTGTTATTCTGAATATCCTGCCCTCCTTCGGACGGGGGGATCTAGTGCACATTGGCAATTGGGCAACAGGGTTGTTAACCGCAAGCGGTTGGCGATCCATAATTCTGCCGGCAGTTACCCTGTGTATCTTTCAGCTGACATTGATCGTACGCATCATTCGCTCAGAGATGCTTGAGGTTCTCAGAACTGACTTCATTAAGTTTGGGCGAGCGCGCGGTTTGACAGACCGGTCGATTAATTACCGTCACGCGCTTAGGAATACCATGGTTCCGGTACTCACGGTTATTGGGCTGCAGATAGGGACTATTATCGCTTTTTCCATAATTACTGAAACGGTTTTTCAATGGCCTGGTATGGGATTGCTATTTATACATGCGGTACAGACATCAGATATCCCAATTATGGCTGCATATTTGGTATTTGTGGCCCTACTGTTTGTTATAATCAATTCTATCGTTGATCTGCTCTACCTCGCTGTGGATCCTCGTCTCAGAACCCATCGGACCGTAAAACTTACATAA
- a CDS encoding ABC transporter ATP-binding protein, with product MAILEIENLKVEFPNRRGILVALDNVSLTIDRGEVLGVVGESGAGKSLTGAAIIDLLEPPGRIAKGIIKLEGKQINGIAKKQMRRIRGAKIGSIFQDPLTSLDPLYTVSNQLIETICAHSQLSKDDAREKAIALLKEVGIPAAEKRIDDYPHQFSGGMRQRVVIALALCTNPCLIIADEPTTALDVSIQAQILHSLRQLCKEHQTAVMLITHDMGVVAQNADRVAVMYAGRIVELGPVAQVINMPRHPYTIGLMNSIPTMLDEKKELASIPGTMPRLNAIPDGCPFHPRCSQVFDKCRSERPDLMLTDQSNHVAACWLFEGVHNA from the coding sequence ATGGCTATATTGGAAATAGAGAACCTGAAAGTAGAATTCCCTAACCGCCGTGGCATACTTGTAGCGCTGGATAACGTCTCTTTGACAATTGACAGGGGCGAGGTTTTGGGTGTCGTTGGTGAATCCGGTGCGGGTAAATCGCTTACTGGAGCAGCAATTATTGATCTGTTAGAACCTCCTGGGCGTATTGCGAAAGGTATAATCAAGCTGGAAGGAAAGCAAATTAATGGTATAGCGAAAAAGCAGATGCGGCGAATCAGGGGTGCCAAAATCGGGTCAATCTTTCAGGACCCATTAACCAGTCTTGATCCGTTGTACACTGTCAGTAACCAGCTCATAGAGACAATCTGTGCGCATTCACAGCTTTCTAAAGACGATGCAAGAGAGAAAGCCATCGCTCTGTTAAAAGAGGTCGGCATCCCGGCGGCGGAAAAGCGAATCGATGACTACCCTCATCAGTTTTCCGGCGGCATGCGACAGCGCGTTGTGATAGCCTTAGCTCTGTGTACAAATCCCTGTCTCATTATTGCAGATGAACCCACAACTGCTCTTGATGTATCAATTCAAGCTCAAATCCTTCATTCTCTCAGACAACTTTGCAAAGAACACCAAACAGCAGTAATGCTCATTACACACGACATGGGAGTTGTCGCTCAGAACGCTGACCGGGTGGCGGTAATGTATGCTGGAAGAATTGTAGAACTTGGACCTGTCGCGCAGGTTATTAATATGCCAAGACATCCATATACGATAGGTTTAATGAATTCCATCCCAACAATGCTCGATGAAAAGAAGGAACTTGCATCCATACCTGGCACCATGCCAAGATTGAACGCCATTCCCGATGGCTGCCCTTTTCATCCAAGGTGTTCACAAGTCTTCGATAAATGCCGATCCGAACGTCCCGACCTGATGCTAACTGACCAATCCAACCATGTGGCTGCTTGCTGGTTGTTCGAAGGAGTTCATAATGCATAA
- a CDS encoding ABC transporter permease, which translates to MKETNQYGQRRLIVKSDLLYNFVTSPVTVTAAFLTFVIVFSAVFAPFLTPHDPFNPGTLELRDAYKPPVWIEGGVNEFPLGTDDQGRDVLASMMYGSRISLFVGFFAVFIAMFIGVSLGTLSGYIGGKLDMVLMRLADAQITIPALLIALLLNGVLRTILPLDIRSNLSVPILVLSIAFATWPEYARLCRGVTMVERHKEYVAAAKVIGIHPVKIMIKHIIPNAMRPVFVIATIGIARAIIIEASLSFLGVGMPPTTPSLGTLIRIGNSYIFSGEWWMLFMPAIVLIILVLSINLLGDWVRYELNPKLRGR; encoded by the coding sequence ATGAAAGAGACAAATCAATATGGCCAGAGACGGCTAATTGTAAAAAGCGATTTATTATATAATTTCGTGACTTCACCGGTGACAGTGACTGCCGCGTTTCTAACCTTCGTTATTGTGTTCTCTGCTGTTTTCGCACCTTTTCTGACACCCCATGATCCTTTTAATCCGGGAACTCTCGAATTGAGGGACGCCTACAAACCTCCTGTCTGGATTGAGGGAGGAGTCAATGAGTTTCCATTAGGGACCGACGATCAGGGTCGTGACGTTTTGGCTTCCATGATGTACGGGAGCAGAATATCGCTGTTTGTTGGGTTTTTTGCAGTGTTTATTGCGATGTTCATCGGTGTATCACTTGGGACACTGAGCGGTTATATAGGCGGAAAACTCGACATGGTACTTATGCGGTTGGCGGACGCACAGATAACGATTCCTGCACTGTTAATCGCCTTATTATTAAATGGGGTTTTACGAACCATTTTGCCCCTGGATATCAGAAGTAATCTTTCAGTGCCTATATTGGTACTATCCATTGCATTTGCAACATGGCCGGAGTATGCAAGGCTTTGTAGGGGAGTGACAATGGTTGAGAGACACAAGGAATATGTTGCCGCTGCAAAAGTCATTGGAATACATCCTGTAAAAATAATGATCAAGCATATTATTCCTAATGCGATGAGACCGGTTTTTGTTATTGCAACGATAGGTATAGCCCGCGCTATCATCATTGAAGCGTCACTGTCATTCTTGGGCGTCGGCATGCCGCCGACCACGCCGTCATTGGGTACGTTGATCCGTATCGGCAACTCTTATATTTTCTCCGGTGAGTGGTGGATGCTGTTCATGCCGGCTATCGTCTTAATCATACTTGTGCTTTCAATCAATTTATTGGGCGATTGGGTACGGTATGAGTTGAATCCAAAGTTGAGGGGTAGATGA